The following are from one region of the Hymenobacter radiodurans genome:
- a CDS encoding metal-dependent transcriptional regulator: MPSHTEENYLKAIYKLWEAQPGVEVSTNRIAEVLQTRPASVTDMLRRLGEKGLLHYERYRGVSLTHDGRRVALLTIRKHRLWEVFLVNKLGFNWDEVHDVAEEMEHLQSPLLIRRLDEFLGFPQLDPHGDPIPAEDGAIVRPQHRLVSDLQPGEEGTVMAVKNTSVPFLQYLDKAGLSLGARIEVLDKVAFDNSLEIRINSNKVTLISNEISCNLFVAD, translated from the coding sequence GTGCCCAGTCACACCGAGGAAAATTATTTGAAGGCCATTTATAAGCTGTGGGAAGCGCAGCCCGGCGTGGAGGTGAGCACTAACCGCATTGCCGAAGTGCTCCAAACTCGCCCCGCCTCGGTGACCGATATGCTGCGCCGCCTCGGCGAAAAAGGATTGTTGCACTACGAGCGGTACCGTGGCGTGTCGCTTACCCACGACGGGCGGCGCGTAGCCCTGCTTACCATTCGCAAGCACCGACTTTGGGAGGTTTTCCTAGTCAATAAGCTAGGCTTCAATTGGGACGAGGTACACGACGTAGCTGAGGAAATGGAGCACTTACAGTCTCCGCTCCTCATCCGCCGCCTTGATGAGTTTCTGGGCTTTCCCCAATTGGATCCGCACGGTGACCCTATTCCGGCCGAAGACGGTGCGATAGTTCGGCCGCAGCATCGGCTGGTTTCAGACCTCCAACCTGGCGAAGAAGGGACTGTAATGGCTGTTAAAAATACCTCTGTTCCCTTCCTGCAATATCTCGATAAAGCTGGGTTAAGTCTGGGCGCTAGAATTGAAGTACTGGATAAGGTAGCGTTCGATAATTCATTAGAAATCAGAATAAACAGCAACAAGGTTACACTGATCTCTAATGAGATAAGCTGCAATTTATTTGTAGCTGACTAA
- a CDS encoding citrate synthase — MAESAELILDGKSISLPVIEGTENEKAFDIGKLRDQTGYVTLDSGYKNTGATKSAITFLDGEEGILRYRGYPIEQLAERSNFLEVAYLLIYGSLPTQTELDNFAHQITTHTLVHEDVRKIFDGFPSAAHPMGILSSLICSLTAFYPKSLDPNQSPEETNLNIIRLIAKISTIAAWSYKNSVGHPLNYPRNDLDYCSNFLYMMFAFPTEKYEINPVVVSALNKLLILHADHEQNCSTSTVRLVGSANASLYGSVSAGVNALWGPLHGGANQEVMEMLEAIQQDGGNTQKWVDKAKDKNDSFRLMGFGHRVYKNFDPRAKIIKKAADDVLKALGIDDPLLKIAQELEQAALTDPYFVERKLYPNVDFYSGIIYRAIGIPTEMFTVLFAMGRLPGWIAQWKEMRENKEPIGRPRQIYTGELERDYVGIEQR; from the coding sequence ATGGCAGAGTCTGCTGAACTTATCCTCGACGGTAAATCCATTTCCTTACCCGTCATTGAAGGCACCGAGAACGAAAAAGCATTTGATATTGGCAAGCTGCGTGATCAGACGGGTTACGTAACCCTCGATTCAGGCTACAAGAACACCGGCGCCACCAAGAGCGCCATTACCTTCCTCGATGGCGAAGAAGGTATCCTGCGCTACCGCGGCTATCCTATTGAGCAGCTCGCTGAGCGGTCGAACTTCCTGGAAGTGGCGTATTTGCTGATCTACGGCTCTTTGCCTACCCAAACGGAGCTAGACAACTTTGCCCACCAAATCACGACCCACACGCTGGTGCACGAAGATGTGCGCAAGATATTCGACGGTTTCCCATCGGCGGCCCACCCCATGGGCATTCTGTCCAGCCTGATTTGTTCACTGACTGCTTTTTACCCAAAGAGCCTCGACCCCAATCAGAGCCCAGAGGAGACCAACTTGAATATTATTCGCCTAATTGCTAAAATCTCGACGATTGCGGCTTGGTCGTATAAGAACTCGGTGGGTCATCCGCTCAACTACCCTCGCAACGACCTCGACTATTGCTCAAACTTCCTGTACATGATGTTCGCCTTCCCAACGGAGAAGTACGAAATCAATCCAGTGGTTGTAAGCGCTCTGAATAAACTACTGATCCTGCACGCCGACCACGAGCAGAACTGCTCTACCTCTACGGTACGTTTGGTAGGCTCGGCCAATGCTAGCTTGTATGGCTCGGTTTCGGCCGGTGTGAACGCTCTATGGGGTCCACTGCACGGCGGAGCTAACCAAGAGGTGATGGAGATGCTGGAGGCCATTCAGCAGGACGGCGGCAACACCCAGAAATGGGTGGATAAAGCCAAGGATAAGAACGACTCTTTCCGCCTGATGGGTTTTGGCCACCGCGTGTACAAGAATTTCGACCCACGCGCAAAAATCATCAAGAAGGCTGCCGATGACGTACTCAAGGCACTTGGTATTGATGATCCGCTACTCAAAATTGCTCAGGAGTTGGAGCAAGCAGCCCTCACCGATCCGTACTTCGTAGAGCGCAAGCTGTATCCGAACGTTGACTTTTATTCCGGTATTATCTACCGCGCTATCGGTATCCCCACGGAGATGTTCACTGTACTCTTCGCAATGGGTCGCCTGCCCGGCTGGATTGCTCAGTGGAAAGAGATGCGTGAGAACAAGGAGCCTATCGGTCGCCCCCGCCAGATTTACACCGGCGAGTTGGAGCGCGATTATGTTGGCATTGAGCAGCGCTAA
- a CDS encoding OmpA family protein, with amino-acid sequence MRRLLPVFVLLMLLVGAILPTTIALAQAKLSTTNTKARHLFEKAQEQAKERDFTKALETLSILNDKFPSQGEPFLLKGSLLKAMGENQAAFEAYRAGLAILPPSATRYADYYTLGELAMTFGDYKTASTGYKNYVKMAPKGQRNVSRAQRQLKNCEFALKAIANPVGMSPERLGEPLNTFRYQYFPALTADNRFLLYTIQDAGDENLFVAKRNDDGSFGQPVSISPLINTQYKEGASTISGDGKTLVFTSCDRPGSVGSCDLYISRRTGNNWSKPQNLGRNVNSPEWDSQPTLSADGRTLYYTSTRRGGQGQEDIYVTTLQPDDKWSVARNLGEPVNTPGKDMAPFIHASGTTLYYVTDGLVGMGGLDVYRCEMQAPGRWSEPRNLGYPLNTFENEASLFITSDNRRGFCSRSRATEPGVKQERDRPVELFGFEVPAEVRARETSTYTQGRVFDATTKKPLRADVQLYDLQTDELVQYVTSDSESGDYTVVLNEGRQYAMYAVADKYLMKSLSFDYTDKRRFDPLTLDIYLEPVRAGRSIVLNNLFFDTNQYDLKPKSRTELNRLIQFMRQYKDIEVEISGHTDDVGADSDNMVLSQNRAKAVYNYLVANEVKASRLRFKGYGETKPLQPNDSDTHRQQNRRIEFRIL; translated from the coding sequence ATGCGCCGTTTGCTACCTGTTTTCGTGCTGTTGATGCTGTTAGTAGGTGCCATCCTCCCTACGACCATTGCACTGGCGCAAGCCAAACTCTCCACGACGAATACGAAGGCCCGCCACCTGTTTGAGAAAGCTCAGGAGCAGGCCAAAGAGCGCGATTTTACAAAAGCCCTTGAGACGCTTTCGATTCTCAATGATAAGTTTCCATCCCAGGGTGAACCCTTCCTTTTAAAGGGCTCTCTGCTCAAAGCCATGGGGGAAAACCAGGCGGCTTTTGAGGCTTACCGGGCTGGCTTAGCAATATTGCCCCCCAGCGCTACGCGTTACGCTGACTATTATACCTTGGGGGAACTGGCGATGACCTTTGGTGATTACAAAACAGCTTCCACTGGTTACAAAAATTATGTGAAAATGGCCCCCAAAGGCCAACGCAATGTCAGTCGGGCCCAGCGCCAACTCAAGAATTGTGAGTTTGCCCTCAAGGCCATAGCCAATCCCGTGGGTATGTCTCCAGAGCGGCTGGGTGAGCCGCTGAACACGTTTCGGTATCAGTATTTTCCTGCTCTGACGGCTGACAACCGCTTTCTGCTTTATACTATTCAGGATGCAGGCGATGAAAATCTCTTTGTTGCTAAGCGTAATGATGATGGGTCTTTCGGGCAGCCAGTTTCTATTTCTCCCCTCATTAATACACAGTACAAGGAGGGAGCCAGCACTATCTCAGGTGATGGCAAGACCCTTGTTTTTACCTCCTGCGACCGACCTGGTTCCGTGGGAAGTTGCGATTTGTATATCTCGCGTCGAACGGGCAACAACTGGAGCAAGCCACAGAACTTAGGCCGCAACGTTAACTCTCCCGAGTGGGACTCACAACCTACTCTTTCGGCTGATGGACGCACTCTCTACTACACTTCTACCCGCCGGGGAGGACAAGGTCAGGAAGACATCTACGTGACCACTCTGCAGCCCGATGATAAGTGGAGTGTTGCTCGCAACTTAGGAGAGCCTGTGAATACACCCGGCAAGGATATGGCTCCCTTTATTCATGCTAGCGGAACCACACTGTATTATGTCACGGATGGCCTTGTTGGCATGGGGGGCTTAGATGTCTACCGCTGTGAGATGCAGGCCCCCGGCCGTTGGAGTGAGCCCCGCAACCTAGGCTACCCACTAAATACCTTCGAAAATGAAGCATCCCTTTTTATTACTTCCGACAATCGTCGTGGCTTCTGCTCCCGCTCACGCGCTACTGAGCCGGGTGTAAAGCAGGAGCGCGACCGGCCGGTAGAATTATTCGGGTTTGAGGTTCCCGCAGAGGTTCGAGCCCGTGAAACCAGCACCTACACTCAAGGCCGTGTATTCGATGCGACAACCAAAAAGCCGTTGCGGGCTGATGTGCAGCTCTATGATCTGCAAACGGATGAATTGGTACAGTACGTAACGTCTGATAGCGAATCGGGTGACTATACCGTAGTGCTTAACGAAGGGCGGCAATACGCGATGTACGCCGTCGCGGACAAGTATTTGATGAAGAGCTTAAGCTTTGACTACACTGACAAGAGACGCTTCGACCCGCTGACCCTAGATATTTATCTGGAGCCTGTGCGGGCAGGACGCAGTATTGTGCTGAATAACTTGTTTTTTGATACCAATCAGTATGACCTCAAGCCTAAATCTCGGACAGAATTAAATCGGCTGATCCAATTTATGCGGCAGTACAAGGATATAGAAGTAGAGATTTCAGGACATACTGATGATGTTGGAGCAGACAGCGACAACATGGTTTTGTCGCAAAACCGAGCAAAAGCTGTGTATAATTATTTGGTGGCAAATGAAGTGAAAGCAAGCAGACTTCGTTTCAAAGGGTATGGCGAAACCAAACCATTGCAGCCAAATGATTCCGATACTCATCGCCAACAAAATAGAAGGATTGAGTTCCGAATACTCTAG
- a CDS encoding 7-carboxy-7-deazaguanine synthase QueE — translation MEQFYTIQGEGYNTGRAAYFLRLGGCDVGCHWCDVKESWDASQHPLVALTDMVAAIKQHPGRNVVVTGGEPLMHNLTQLTANLKDAGCQTWLETSGAYPLTGDWDWICVSPKKFKAPLPSVLQLAHELKVVVFNKSDFAWAEEHAAQVGTHTRLYLQPEWSRAAQMTPLIVDYVKQNPQWQVSLQTHKYLDIP, via the coding sequence ATGGAGCAATTCTATACCATTCAGGGAGAGGGTTATAATACTGGTCGGGCTGCTTATTTTCTGCGCTTAGGCGGCTGCGATGTAGGCTGCCATTGGTGCGATGTAAAGGAATCTTGGGATGCTAGTCAACATCCGCTTGTGGCACTGACTGACATGGTCGCGGCTATAAAGCAGCATCCGGGCCGCAACGTGGTGGTGACGGGTGGAGAGCCCTTAATGCACAACTTAACTCAGCTCACGGCCAACCTAAAAGATGCCGGCTGTCAAACTTGGCTCGAAACATCGGGTGCGTATCCACTTACCGGCGATTGGGACTGGATTTGTGTTTCGCCCAAGAAATTTAAGGCCCCACTGCCTTCTGTGCTTCAGTTGGCCCATGAATTGAAGGTAGTTGTGTTCAACAAGAGTGATTTTGCATGGGCTGAAGAGCACGCCGCGCAAGTAGGTACGCACACTCGCCTTTATCTGCAGCCTGAATGGAGCCGTGCCGCACAGATGACCCCATTAATCGTGGACTATGTGAAGCAAAATCCGCAGTGGCAGGTGTCTTTACAGACGCATAAGTATCTCGATATACCGTAG